One genomic segment of Paenibacillus durus includes these proteins:
- a CDS encoding YbbN family protein, protein MKELNEPELLKAIGRSGARLAVFLETPLCGTCKVARQMMHVAEHLLPRDYALVSGNVNLLPSIVRQYRVASVPALLVFDADRDLPPRIHYALSSVERVLEYIRSVNL, encoded by the coding sequence ATGAAGGAATTGAATGAACCCGAACTGTTGAAGGCAATTGGGCGCAGCGGGGCTCGCCTTGCCGTGTTTCTGGAGACGCCGCTATGCGGTACATGCAAAGTGGCCCGCCAAATGATGCATGTCGCCGAACATCTGCTTCCCCGGGATTATGCGCTGGTATCCGGCAACGTAAATCTTCTCCCAAGCATCGTGAGGCAGTACCGCGTTGCCAGCGTTCCGGCGCTGCTTGTATTTGACGCAGACCGTGACCTTCCGCCGCGCATTCATTATGCGCTATCTTCGGTGGAGCGTGTGCTGGAATACATAAGGAGCGTGAATTTATAA
- a CDS encoding cyclic-phosphate processing receiver domain-containing protein, whose protein sequence is MIHVYMDDYRRVPQGFTLARTTEECLLLLRECEVGVLSLDYDMGPEDENGGYVAKTIVLEALFPREIYLHTSSTEGRKEMFELLYPAKPGETAVHYGLIPEEKLREIASGASGS, encoded by the coding sequence ATGATCCATGTATATATGGACGATTACAGGCGGGTTCCCCAAGGATTTACGCTTGCCCGGACGACGGAGGAATGTCTGCTGCTGCTTCGTGAATGTGAGGTCGGCGTCCTCTCACTAGACTACGATATGGGGCCGGAAGACGAAAACGGCGGATACGTAGCCAAAACCATCGTTCTTGAAGCGCTTTTCCCCAGGGAGATCTATCTGCATACCTCAAGTACGGAGGGCAGAAAAGAAATGTTCGAGCTTCTTTACCCGGCAAAACCTGGAGAAACGGCTGTCCATTACGGGCTGATACCGGAGGAGAAGCTTCGCGAGATCGCTTCAGGGGCCTCTGGATCATGA
- a CDS encoding deoxyribonuclease IV → MSTEPRIGAHVSIRSGYAQAARAAWRSGAGCFQYFPKNPRSLQLKAVDTRDAGACASYCREKGLLCVAHTPYPTNLAAGDTDSPSREVMVRSLLNDLEIAEACGSLGVVVHFGHFQKLPPLQGYQNIIQCINETLHSWTGTAKLLIENQAGNGGFEGTTLEELVKIRELSRYPEKIGFCFDTCHAFAAGIWNPERSGDLLESGYRLNYWPHLTAVHLNDSRYPYSSKRDRHAGVGRGQIGEKGLKELLTSEPLLGKPAILETEKGTDGTHRDEIAAVLSWFEA, encoded by the coding sequence ATGAGCACTGAGCCCCGGATCGGGGCGCATGTCAGCATTAGGAGCGGCTACGCTCAGGCTGCCAGAGCGGCATGGAGGAGCGGAGCGGGCTGTTTTCAATATTTTCCGAAAAATCCCCGAAGCTTGCAGCTTAAGGCTGTGGATACAAGGGATGCGGGAGCTTGCGCGTCATATTGCCGGGAAAAAGGACTGTTGTGCGTCGCCCATACGCCCTATCCTACCAATCTCGCGGCAGGCGATACGGACTCGCCAAGCAGGGAAGTGATGGTTCGGTCGCTGCTTAACGACTTGGAGATCGCCGAAGCGTGCGGATCGCTGGGGGTCGTCGTGCATTTCGGGCATTTTCAGAAGCTGCCGCCGTTACAAGGCTATCAAAATATTATACAATGTATAAATGAAACGCTTCATTCTTGGACAGGGACGGCCAAGCTGCTGATTGAGAACCAGGCGGGAAACGGCGGTTTCGAGGGGACGACGCTGGAGGAGCTGGTCAAGATCCGCGAACTTAGCCGGTATCCTGAAAAAATCGGGTTTTGCTTCGATACATGCCACGCCTTTGCGGCAGGCATATGGAATCCGGAGCGCAGCGGCGATTTGCTGGAGTCGGGCTATAGGCTGAATTACTGGCCGCATCTGACTGCCGTTCATCTCAACGATTCCCGGTATCCTTACTCCTCCAAGCGGGACAGGCATGCCGGGGTAGGCAGGGGCCAAATCGGCGAAAAAGGACTGAAAGAGCTGCTGACATCGGAGCCTCTGCTTGGCAAACCGGCCATTTTGGAGACCGAAAAAGGAACGGACGGCACGCACAGAGATGAAATTGCAGCGGTGCTGTCATGGTTTGAAGCGTAA
- a CDS encoding Fpg/Nei family DNA glycosylase, with protein MPEFPEMENYRRLLSKHIVNLPITGVTINREKSINVEPEVFVERLAGARIVFVERRGKHLVFHLNDGRRLLLHLMLGGLLFYGTEEERPDRSTQVEIAFGDRILYFMGLRLGYLHLLSVKETEAALAKLGPELLDRRMNEERFADLLKGRRGALKSLLVNQQVLAGIGNCYADEIAFEAALLPSAPVQGLTPDSITRLYAAVRKVLSEAADIGGYMEMPFMAGDTVTGSYNDRCKVYDREGETCERCRGTIVKSELSSRKVFYCPDCQHEH; from the coding sequence ATGCCGGAATTTCCGGAAATGGAGAACTACCGCAGGCTGCTCTCGAAGCATATCGTTAATTTACCGATCACCGGAGTGACGATTAACAGGGAGAAATCGATAAATGTGGAGCCGGAAGTGTTCGTAGAGAGACTTGCCGGCGCGCGCATCGTTTTTGTCGAACGCAGGGGAAAGCATCTGGTGTTCCATCTGAATGACGGCCGCCGGCTGCTGCTGCATCTGATGCTTGGAGGGCTGCTGTTCTACGGAACGGAGGAAGAACGTCCGGACCGCAGCACGCAGGTGGAGATCGCCTTCGGCGACCGGATATTATATTTTATGGGCTTGCGCCTTGGCTATCTGCATCTATTATCTGTCAAGGAGACCGAGGCGGCCCTCGCCAAGCTGGGTCCCGAACTGCTGGACCGGCGGATGAACGAAGAGCGGTTCGCCGATCTGCTGAAGGGCAGGCGCGGTGCGCTCAAAAGCCTGCTGGTGAACCAGCAGGTGCTTGCCGGAATCGGCAACTGCTATGCCGACGAAATCGCCTTCGAAGCGGCGCTGCTGCCGTCAGCCCCCGTTCAGGGGCTAACGCCCGATTCGATAACCCGCTTGTACGCCGCAGTCCGCAAAGTGCTGAGCGAGGCGGCAGACATCGGGGGCTACATGGAGATGCCTTTTATGGCGGGCGATACGGTCACGGGCAGCTATAATGATAGATGCAAGGTATACGACCGCGAAGGCGAGACCTGCGAACGCTGCAGGGGAACGATCGTCAAGTCGGAACTGTCCAGCCGCAAGGTGTTCTACTGCCCGGATTGCCAGCATGAGCACTGA
- a CDS encoding HAD-IIA family hydrolase, whose product MIDNIHGLLLDLDGTLFHGGIMIPGADTLIAGLRSKGIPFLFVTNNSSRTPANVAAHLSAMGIEAHEQEVCTSSLAAARYIAEESPGAAVAILGEEGLHRACEEAGLNIVTDSPQYVVQGIDRSFTYDSLTRAARWITGGAAFVLTNPDLMLPSDDGMMPGAGTLGAAIEAASGVKPVIIGKPHRHLMSYATSRLGIDLKDAIVVGDNMRTDIAAGANAGCRTVLTLTGVTTKDNLEQYKEWTGVSPDFICSNLAELRALLGV is encoded by the coding sequence ATGATCGATAATATACACGGCCTGCTTCTGGATCTGGACGGCACACTGTTTCACGGGGGAATCATGATTCCGGGAGCGGATACATTGATTGCCGGACTTAGATCGAAAGGAATACCATTTCTGTTCGTAACCAATAACTCGTCCCGCACGCCGGCAAATGTCGCGGCTCATCTCAGCGCGATGGGGATTGAAGCGCATGAGCAGGAAGTCTGCACTTCTTCGCTGGCGGCGGCAAGATATATTGCCGAAGAATCTCCCGGGGCGGCAGTGGCGATACTTGGAGAAGAAGGGCTGCACCGCGCTTGCGAGGAAGCGGGTCTTAATATCGTAACCGATTCGCCGCAGTACGTTGTCCAAGGCATTGACCGTTCTTTTACATATGATTCTCTGACCCGTGCAGCGCGCTGGATCACAGGAGGAGCGGCGTTTGTGCTGACCAATCCGGACCTCATGCTGCCCTCCGACGACGGCATGATGCCCGGAGCGGGCACACTGGGGGCGGCGATCGAAGCTGCAAGCGGTGTGAAGCCGGTTATCATCGGCAAGCCGCACCGCCATCTAATGAGCTACGCAACATCTAGGCTGGGCATTGATCTCAAAGACGCCATCGTTGTCGGCGACAACATGAGAACGGATATTGCCGCAGGAGCCAATGCCGGCTGCCGGACGGTGCTTACGCTGACCGGTGTGACGACGAAAGACAATTTGGAACAGTACAAGGAGTGGACCGGGGTATCTCCGGACTTTATTTGCAGTAATCTGGCTGAACTGCGCGCCCTGCTTGGTGTATAA
- the rnz gene encoding ribonuclease Z has translation MEIYFLGTNAGIPTVQRNVTSVVLRLLEERRSFWMFDCGEGTQHQILRSPLRLGKLEKLFITHLHGDHLFGLPGLLSSRGYQGGTAPLSVYGPPGLKAYLEISLSVSQSRIPYKLEVVEHEGGLLFEDEHFKVESALLEHRIDSYGYRVTEKDRPGSLNIELLKGYGLKPGPLYGVLKSGRDVTTEQGITIAAADVLSEPKRGRIVTVLGDTRPCGNSIPLAREADLLIHEATFAHELAKMAREYHHSTTVQAAEIAKEANARQLILTHFSSRYSSPEELGPLLDEARAIFPDTQLAEEFRLFPVERSRGN, from the coding sequence ATGGAGATTTATTTTTTGGGCACGAACGCGGGTATTCCCACTGTGCAGCGAAATGTAACTTCAGTCGTCCTGCGGCTGCTTGAGGAGCGCCGAAGCTTCTGGATGTTCGACTGCGGCGAGGGAACACAGCATCAGATTCTCCGTTCGCCGCTGCGGCTAGGCAAGCTGGAGAAGCTGTTCATTACCCATCTTCACGGCGATCATCTTTTTGGACTCCCCGGGCTGCTAAGCAGCAGGGGATATCAGGGAGGGACCGCTCCTCTAAGCGTATACGGTCCGCCGGGACTCAAGGCTTATCTGGAAATTTCGCTGTCCGTGAGCCAATCCCGGATTCCCTACAAGCTTGAAGTGGTCGAGCATGAAGGGGGGCTTCTTTTTGAGGATGAGCATTTTAAGGTGGAGTCAGCTCTGCTCGAGCACCGGATTGACAGCTATGGCTACCGTGTTACGGAAAAGGATCGTCCAGGCAGTCTCAACATCGAGCTTCTTAAAGGTTACGGTCTTAAGCCGGGGCCGCTATATGGTGTGCTGAAGAGCGGCAGGGATGTGACCACAGAACAGGGAATAACGATTGCCGCCGCAGATGTCCTTAGCGAACCAAAACGCGGCCGAATCGTAACCGTTCTTGGAGATACAAGACCTTGCGGAAATTCCATTCCGCTCGCGAGAGAAGCCGATTTGCTGATCCATGAAGCAACCTTTGCCCATGAGCTGGCCAAGATGGCCCGGGAATACCATCACAGTACGACGGTCCAGGCGGCTGAAATCGCGAAGGAGGCAAACGCCCGTCAACTGATTCTTACGCATTTTAGCTCAAGATACAGCTCACCAGAAGAGCTTGGCCCGCTGCTGGATGAGGCGCGTGCCATATTTCCGGACACGCAGTTGGCCGAGGAATTTCGGCTATTTCCGGTGGAGCGGAGCCGGGGAAATTAA